In a genomic window of Bacteroidales bacterium:
- a CDS encoding DMT family transporter encodes MIQSHFGEFAALLTAVFWTVTALAFEGATKRVGPFAVNLIRLIFALVFLSFMSYFSRGLAFPTDATTHIWLWLGLSGVVGFILGDYFLFASYPLIGSRMAMLMMTLAPPMAAFFGWLALGETMNIKGLAGMLLVISGIGIAIWNKPNGEQKSRLKFPIKGLIFAFIGALGQGGGIVLSKYGMGQYDAFAATQVRVIVSIIGFTIIITFLRRWKNVKAAFKNKPALRGIILGSVFGPFLGVSFSLLAVQNTNTGTASTIMAIVPVLIILPAVVLYKQKVSLAEIAGAFLSVFGVALFFI; translated from the coding sequence ATGATTCAATCTCATTTTGGCGAATTTGCCGCTTTATTGACTGCTGTTTTCTGGACGGTTACAGCACTTGCTTTTGAAGGTGCAACTAAGCGCGTAGGTCCTTTTGCCGTTAATTTAATCCGACTAATCTTTGCTTTGGTATTTTTAAGTTTCATGTCTTATTTTAGTCGTGGACTTGCTTTCCCCACCGATGCAACAACACATATTTGGCTCTGGTTAGGTCTTTCTGGTGTGGTTGGATTTATTTTAGGCGATTACTTTTTATTTGCTTCTTATCCACTTATTGGTTCACGCATGGCGATGCTTATGATGACTTTAGCACCTCCAATGGCCGCTTTCTTTGGTTGGTTAGCGCTGGGCGAAACAATGAATATTAAAGGCTTGGCAGGAATGCTTTTGGTGATTTCTGGTATTGGTATTGCTATTTGGAATAAGCCTAATGGGGAACAAAAATCTCGACTTAAATTTCCAATAAAAGGTTTAATTTTTGCTTTTATCGGTGCGCTCGGACAAGGTGGAGGAATCGTGTTGAGTAAATACGGAATGGGACAATATGATGCTTTTGCTGCAACTCAAGTTCGGGTTATTGTTTCTATTATCGGGTTTACCATTATTATTACTTTTCTGCGGAGATGGAAAAATGTAAAAGCTGCATTTAAGAATAAACCTGCTTTGCGAGGAATTATTTTAGGTTCTGTTTTTGGCCCTTTCCTAGGCGTTTCTTTTTCTCTTCTTGCGGTTCAGAATACCAACACAGGAACTGCTTCTACCATTATGGCCATTGTCCCTGTTTTAATTATTCTTCCCGCTGTGGTTTTGTATAAACAAAAAGTGAGTTTAGCTGAAATTGCAGGGGCATTTTTGAGTGTGTTTGGCGTGGCTTTATTTTTCATATAA